A section of the Solitalea canadensis DSM 3403 genome encodes:
- a CDS encoding peptide MFS transporter, giving the protein MNQNQTLAQEQDALKASSKHPKGLWVLFGTEMWERFNFYGMRTLLTLFIVHSLMMSEETSSLIYGGFLGLCYLTPMLGGFISDRFLGNRYCIMLGGSLMAIGQLLLFFSASTFDTNLGLAKILLYVALGVIIFGNGFFKPNISSMVGSLYPAQEKNKLDTAFTIFYMGINVGAFLGQFICPMLGDVVDAAGNRDIFAFKWGFLAASAAMVIGTVSFYFLKDKYVKTPEGRPIGGLPKHNTASDFAEGEAQKAHFTSTALTVSVIAFIALSFIFHKLFGQNIIYSIIYGSGLTLAGLILSDKSLTKIERDRVLVIYIVSFFVIFFWAAFEQAGSSLTFIANNQTDRNFFGWSMPPSMVQIFNGIFVVAFAVPFSMLWDKLRTAGKEPISPFKQAIGLFLIALSYFIIAFNVKDLGYSGLLAIKWLILLYLIQTFGELCLSPIGLSLVGKLAPKRFASLLFGVFFLSNASGYALAGTLGSILPATGDKFLKAKEAGIDLQAVLDKTVTPTAEQLKFLTANNINHVNPVFAGFEIHNLFEFFMVFVILCGVASVLLFALTPKLKKMMHGIR; this is encoded by the coding sequence ATGAATCAAAATCAAACACTTGCACAAGAGCAGGATGCTCTAAAAGCAAGCTCTAAACATCCAAAAGGTCTTTGGGTATTATTCGGGACCGAGATGTGGGAGCGCTTCAACTTCTACGGAATGAGAACCCTTTTAACCTTATTTATCGTTCATTCTTTGATGATGAGTGAGGAAACTTCATCATTAATTTATGGGGGATTCTTAGGCTTGTGTTACCTGACTCCAATGCTAGGGGGCTTTATTTCTGACAGATTCCTGGGAAACAGGTACTGTATTATGCTTGGAGGAAGCTTGATGGCTATCGGGCAGCTCTTATTATTCTTTAGTGCAAGTACTTTTGATACAAATTTAGGCCTGGCAAAAATCTTATTATATGTTGCTTTAGGTGTCATTATTTTCGGTAATGGTTTCTTCAAACCAAATATCTCTTCAATGGTTGGTAGCTTATACCCTGCTCAAGAGAAAAATAAATTAGATACTGCATTTACCATTTTCTATATGGGTATCAATGTGGGTGCTTTCTTAGGTCAGTTTATCTGCCCTATGTTAGGCGACGTTGTTGATGCAGCTGGTAATCGTGATATTTTTGCATTCAAATGGGGCTTCTTAGCGGCTTCAGCGGCTATGGTGATTGGTACTGTTTCTTTCTACTTCTTGAAAGATAAATATGTAAAAACTCCTGAAGGAAGACCTATCGGTGGCTTACCTAAACACAACACAGCCTCAGACTTTGCTGAAGGCGAAGCCCAAAAAGCTCACTTTACTTCTACCGCTTTAACTGTTTCAGTAATTGCTTTCATTGCATTATCCTTTATTTTCCATAAATTATTTGGTCAGAACATAATTTATTCAATCATTTATGGAAGTGGTTTAACTCTTGCTGGCTTAATTTTATCCGACAAATCATTAACAAAAATCGAGAGAGACCGTGTTTTGGTTATCTACATCGTTTCTTTCTTTGTTATTTTCTTCTGGGCAGCCTTTGAACAGGCTGGTTCATCATTAACATTTATTGCCAATAACCAAACAGACCGTAACTTTTTTGGATGGTCGATGCCTCCATCAATGGTTCAGATTTTCAACGGAATTTTTGTTGTTGCATTTGCTGTTCCATTCAGTATGCTTTGGGATAAATTAAGAACTGCTGGAAAAGAGCCAATCTCTCCTTTTAAACAAGCAATTGGTCTATTCTTAATTGCCCTAAGTTATTTTATCATTGCCTTTAATGTTAAAGATTTAGGATACTCTGGTTTGTTAGCTATTAAATGGTTAATCCTTTTATACCTGATTCAAACCTTTGGAGAGCTTTGTTTATCGCCTATCGGTTTATCTTTAGTAGGTAAATTAGCGCCAAAACGTTTCGCTTCTTTATTATTTGGTGTATTCTTCTTATCTAATGCTTCGGGTTATGCTCTAGCAGGAACATTAGGTTCTATCTTACCGGCTACTGGTGATAAATTTTTAAAGGCTAAAGAAGCTGGTATTGATTTGCAAGCCGTTTTGGATAAAACAGTAACACCAACGGCTGAACAATTGAAATTTTTAACTGCAAATAACATTAACCATGTAAATCCTGTTTTTGCAGGTTTTGAAATCCATAACTTATTCGAATTCTTTATGGTATTCGTTATTCTTTGTGGTGTTGCTTCTGTATTATTATTTGCATTAACTCCAAAACTGAAAAAAATGATGCACGGAATAAGATAA
- the mgtE gene encoding magnesium transporter — MIETTQIQEILELIEQKKFFALRKIIKDWHPSELAELFEDIPLDDRAIVFRVLPRDLASNTFEYLDIKIQKDLMKGLGQERVADILNEMWADDRTALFEELPGPVVKQLLELLSPEERRVASTLLGYPENTVGRLMLPNYISVKEYWTVERVLDHIRRYGHLTESLGILYVIDGTGRLIDEIRINDILLAPLDTKVNELMDGNFVYLHANDDKEAAIEVFKQYDRVSLPVVNSDNILIGIVTVDDMLDIVEEEDTEDIQKFGGLEALEAPYLDTPLWEMIKKRAGWLVILFVGEMLTATAMSYFEHEIEKAVVLALFVPLIISSGGNSGSQAATLIIRSLALGEVTLSQWWKVMRKEIISGILLGSILGVIGFIRIGVAELIIPGLYGDHFLLIGLVVGLSLIGVVLWGSLSGSMLPFMLRRLGFDPATSSAPFVATLVDVTGLVIYFTVASAILKGILL; from the coding sequence ATGATCGAGACAACTCAAATCCAGGAAATTTTAGAACTGATTGAGCAAAAAAAGTTTTTTGCATTACGAAAAATTATCAAAGACTGGCACCCGAGTGAGCTAGCTGAGTTGTTTGAAGATATTCCGCTTGATGATCGTGCTATTGTTTTCAGAGTACTTCCCCGCGATTTAGCATCCAATACATTCGAATACCTCGACATTAAAATCCAAAAGGATTTAATGAAAGGCTTAGGCCAGGAACGTGTTGCCGACATTTTAAATGAAATGTGGGCTGATGATCGTACTGCCCTTTTCGAAGAATTACCAGGTCCGGTAGTAAAACAATTACTCGAACTTTTAAGTCCTGAAGAACGCCGTGTTGCAAGTACGCTATTAGGGTACCCCGAAAACACAGTTGGTAGATTGATGCTTCCAAACTATATTTCCGTTAAGGAGTATTGGACGGTAGAACGAGTTTTGGATCATATTCGCCGCTACGGGCATTTAACCGAATCATTAGGTATATTATATGTTATCGATGGTACCGGCAGGTTAATCGATGAAATACGCATCAATGATATTTTGCTTGCTCCGTTAGATACAAAAGTAAATGAGCTAATGGATGGCAACTTTGTTTATCTACATGCAAATGATGATAAAGAAGCAGCTATTGAAGTATTTAAACAATATGACCGTGTATCACTACCTGTTGTTAATTCAGATAATATATTGATCGGTATTGTAACGGTTGATGATATGCTGGATATTGTTGAGGAAGAAGATACCGAAGATATTCAGAAATTTGGTGGTTTGGAGGCTCTTGAAGCGCCTTACCTTGATACTCCTTTATGGGAGATGATAAAAAAACGGGCAGGTTGGCTTGTCATCCTATTTGTGGGTGAAATGCTAACAGCAACTGCTATGAGTTATTTTGAACATGAAATTGAGAAAGCAGTAGTTTTAGCCTTGTTCGTTCCTCTGATTATTTCGAGTGGCGGTAATTCTGGCTCGCAAGCAGCAACTCTTATTATCCGCTCCCTGGCACTTGGAGAAGTAACATTAAGCCAATGGTGGAAAGTAATGCGCAAGGAGATCATTTCCGGTATTTTATTGGGATCAATTTTAGGAGTGATTGGCTTTATCAGAATCGGCGTTGCCGAATTGATTATTCCGGGTTTATATGGCGACCATTTTCTCCTCATTGGGTTGGTTGTAGGATTATCACTGATCGGAGTTGTACTGTGGGGAAGCCTATCAGGCTCAATGCTTCCATTTATGCTTCGCCGACTTGGCTTTGACCCCGCAACATCTTCTGCCCCATTTGTGGCCACATTAGTTGATGTTACGGGTTTGGTAATTTACTTTACAGTTGCATCAGCTATTTTAAAAGGGATATTGTTATAG
- a CDS encoding peptide MFS transporter — MSTTKAKHPKGLPFLFLSEMWERFGYYLMIGIFTLYLKDVKAGFAMTEAESADLYGTFIALVFLTPFLGGLIADRYLGYAKSIIIGGILMGIGYCTMAIHDLTMLYVSMTLVIVGNGFFKPNISTLLGNIYSTPQFETRKDEGYNIFYMGINIGAFICNFFGAALYIMLGWEYAFIAAGIGMFIGVLVFISGLRHYKAFDVKKGVQDGDMPFSKIIYLILLPSIVAGVIGWIVPQALLGHPLIGTNSTDAFIFACIPVVYFYGSLFMQASKEERRPIAALLTVFAVVILFWAVFKQNGSALNTWADRYTDRHVSTPIAEKAFTSLSLSQTVTYKKDSVALYDEAFRLQKVNGQPIKEFNYPLYFRNVTPNQLPSEGTTVELWATNLSQSINPGWVIILTPLVVAFFTWLRKRNQEPSTATKIMFGMFISALSVLAMVAAVYAGNNGAEKVSVLWLMGGYGIITIGELFLSPMGLSLVSKLSPTRITSLMMGGWFLSTSIGNKLSGVLASMWDTYDHKANFFWVNFALLMVSALIGFALLKWLNTIMKERGIK; from the coding sequence ATGTCAACAACCAAGGCGAAACACCCTAAAGGACTTCCTTTTCTTTTTTTATCGGAAATGTGGGAACGATTCGGATACTATTTAATGATAGGAATTTTCACCCTCTACCTTAAAGATGTAAAAGCCGGTTTCGCAATGACAGAAGCAGAATCTGCTGATTTATACGGAACCTTTATCGCATTAGTCTTTCTAACTCCTTTTCTTGGAGGTTTGATTGCCGATCGTTACTTAGGTTATGCAAAATCAATCATTATTGGTGGTATTTTAATGGGAATAGGCTATTGTACAATGGCTATTCATGATCTTACCATGCTTTATGTATCAATGACATTGGTAATTGTGGGTAACGGATTTTTTAAGCCCAATATCTCAACCTTATTAGGAAATATCTACTCAACTCCGCAATTTGAAACCAGAAAAGATGAGGGTTACAATATCTTTTACATGGGTATCAACATTGGTGCCTTTATCTGTAACTTCTTCGGTGCTGCATTATATATTATGCTAGGCTGGGAATATGCATTTATTGCAGCCGGTATTGGTATGTTCATAGGTGTATTGGTGTTCATATCAGGATTACGTCATTACAAAGCATTTGATGTTAAAAAAGGAGTTCAGGATGGCGATATGCCTTTTTCGAAAATTATTTACTTGATTCTTTTACCGTCAATTGTAGCTGGAGTTATTGGCTGGATTGTACCGCAAGCATTATTAGGACATCCATTAATTGGCACTAACAGTACAGACGCTTTTATTTTCGCTTGTATTCCGGTCGTTTATTTCTATGGATCTTTATTCATGCAAGCTTCTAAGGAAGAACGACGACCGATAGCAGCATTATTAACGGTTTTTGCAGTAGTAATTCTATTTTGGGCCGTTTTCAAACAAAATGGTAGCGCATTAAATACCTGGGCCGACAGATATACCGACCGACACGTTTCCACTCCTATCGCTGAAAAAGCTTTTACTTCCTTAAGTTTATCACAAACAGTTACCTACAAAAAAGATTCAGTTGCCTTATACGATGAAGCATTCCGTTTACAAAAAGTAAATGGTCAACCTATAAAAGAATTTAATTACCCATTATACTTCAGAAACGTAACACCAAATCAACTTCCTTCTGAAGGAACTACAGTTGAACTTTGGGCTACAAACCTTAGTCAATCAATCAACCCTGGATGGGTTATTATTTTAACGCCATTGGTGGTTGCTTTTTTCACCTGGTTACGTAAACGCAATCAAGAACCTTCAACAGCAACTAAAATTATGTTTGGTATGTTCATTTCAGCTCTTTCGGTATTAGCCATGGTTGCTGCTGTATACGCCGGAAATAATGGGGCTGAGAAAGTGTCTGTTTTATGGTTAATGGGTGGTTATGGAATCATTACAATTGGAGAACTTTTCTTAAGTCCGATGGGACTTTCTCTAGTATCAAAATTAAGTCCTACCCGGATTACCTCATTAATGATGGGCGGTTGGTTCTTATCAACCTCAATTGGTAATAAATTATCAGGTGTATTAGCTTCTATGTGGGATACATATGATCATAAAGCTAATTTCTTCTGGGTTAATTTCGCCTTATTAATGGTATCGGCACTTATTGGTTTCGCGCTGTTAAAATGGCTTAACACTATTATGAAAGAAAGAGGAATTAAATAA
- a CDS encoding GAF domain-containing protein, which yields MKLVELSLPQPDTFPIKGKLTFAPFLEFLKEKVATVSSIERKVYSEIIDRIESCPDLLDTSIDSLKDKEELISLIKLSLMPLAANEETQLMALSSPFPPTLFYYTDAFEKTFLNADGHLKDLTVDPFGSPERDLRFVYKIIFDKCYNLRVGIGGMFMQKWVEGEQNSIKYLKVNLDNRFIKVDVDGELPDISAYLVDLQNTGFSNFDLLKTILPLEKFTLSGFTILTVEDATSEEALSIIKNAVLNMHTQESELTMSQVEDGLKTLLGNRKLCIGIMPFLKVNDQVIIDEEIKSEHILINTMEVCPNHISYRDSARFFEEKKEPLFIPVVDEQAVAQYPYLKTLLDKRIHSYLAIPIYNNGKPLGVLEIGAPDAGFLTTEVMHSVKQATPIIKELFFYMVERFKARMDKLIKKKFTSLQPAVEWKFNEVAWEYLKNKSAIEAPVPDIIFDNVYPLYGAIDVRNSSIERNIAIRKDILNQIAETEDLLDLFSLKVKLPLLEKLLFKCNQFRELTARQLSTEDEVRINDFFRADIADFFEYILKVDTTYLPHIEEYEEATDELTGKFHLHQREYEAGLAKINGVINTYLDKEKEEVQQIYPHYFEKYRTDGVEYNIYIGQSIVPKKPFDSVYLKNLQLWQLTSMVEIARLTKNILPDLDIPLQTTHLILAYRQPISISFRKDERRFDVEGSYNIRYEIMKKRIDKALIKDTKERFTKEDHISIVYSNAKQADEYLQYIEFLQNKGMLAPEVENVELEELQGVSGLNGLRVRVLYNQD from the coding sequence ATGAAACTTGTTGAACTTAGTTTACCACAACCCGATACTTTTCCAATAAAAGGCAAGCTTACATTTGCGCCATTCCTGGAGTTTCTTAAAGAAAAGGTGGCGACTGTTAGTTCTATTGAAAGAAAAGTTTATAGTGAAATTATTGATAGAATTGAATCTTGTCCGGATTTATTAGATACCTCAATTGACTCTTTAAAAGATAAAGAAGAGTTGATTAGCTTAATTAAACTGTCATTAATGCCGCTTGCAGCAAACGAAGAGACGCAATTGATGGCATTAAGTTCTCCTTTTCCACCTACGCTTTTCTATTATACTGACGCATTTGAGAAAACTTTTTTGAATGCGGATGGACATTTAAAAGATTTAACAGTTGATCCTTTCGGAAGCCCGGAAAGAGATCTTCGATTTGTTTATAAGATCATTTTTGATAAATGCTATAACCTTCGTGTTGGAATAGGGGGTATGTTTATGCAAAAATGGGTTGAAGGGGAACAAAACAGTATCAAGTATTTAAAGGTAAACCTCGATAATAGGTTTATTAAAGTTGACGTAGATGGAGAACTCCCTGATATCAGTGCTTACTTGGTCGACCTACAAAATACCGGTTTTTCTAATTTCGATTTACTTAAAACCATATTGCCCCTGGAGAAATTTACGTTGTCGGGCTTTACCATATTAACGGTTGAAGATGCGACTTCAGAAGAAGCATTATCTATCATCAAAAATGCCGTATTGAATATGCATACCCAGGAATCGGAATTGACCATGTCGCAGGTGGAAGATGGCCTAAAGACATTGTTAGGTAACCGTAAGTTATGCATTGGTATCATGCCTTTTTTAAAGGTGAATGACCAGGTAATTATTGATGAGGAAATTAAATCTGAGCATATTTTGATAAATACAATGGAGGTATGTCCTAATCATATAAGCTACAGGGATTCAGCAAGGTTCTTTGAAGAAAAAAAAGAACCCTTATTTATCCCGGTTGTTGATGAGCAGGCCGTTGCTCAGTACCCTTATCTTAAAACGTTGCTTGATAAAAGAATTCATAGTTACCTGGCGATTCCCATCTATAATAATGGCAAACCTTTAGGCGTGTTAGAAATTGGTGCTCCAGATGCCGGCTTTCTGACTACAGAAGTGATGCATTCTGTAAAACAGGCTACACCAATTATTAAAGAGTTGTTTTTCTATATGGTGGAGCGTTTTAAAGCCAGGATGGATAAGTTAATTAAGAAGAAATTTACCTCTTTGCAGCCGGCTGTTGAATGGAAATTCAATGAAGTGGCATGGGAATATCTTAAAAACAAATCTGCAATTGAAGCTCCCGTTCCTGATATTATTTTTGATAATGTTTACCCATTGTATGGGGCGATAGATGTCAGAAACTCGTCTATAGAACGAAACATTGCCATTCGTAAAGATATTTTGAACCAAATTGCCGAAACGGAAGATTTACTGGACCTGTTTAGCTTAAAAGTTAAATTGCCATTATTGGAGAAGTTGCTGTTTAAATGTAATCAATTTCGGGAGTTAACGGCCAGGCAACTCAGTACTGAGGATGAAGTGCGGATCAATGATTTCTTTAGAGCAGACATAGCTGATTTTTTTGAGTACATTTTAAAGGTAGATACTACTTACTTACCTCATATTGAAGAATACGAAGAAGCAACGGATGAACTAACAGGAAAATTCCACTTGCATCAGCGAGAATATGAGGCAGGACTTGCAAAGATTAATGGAGTGATCAATACCTATCTGGATAAAGAGAAAGAAGAAGTACAGCAGATCTATCCGCATTATTTTGAAAAATACAGAACCGATGGGGTTGAATATAACATCTATATCGGCCAATCGATTGTACCTAAAAAGCCATTTGATTCAGTTTATCTGAAGAATCTTCAGTTATGGCAATTAACTTCGATGGTTGAGATTGCCCGGTTAACTAAAAATATTTTGCCTGATTTGGATATTCCACTGCAGACAACGCATTTGATCCTTGCCTATCGACAACCTATATCAATTAGCTTTAGAAAAGATGAAAGAAGATTTGATGTAGAAGGTTCTTATAACATCAGGTATGAGATCATGAAAAAGCGAATTGATAAAGCATTGATCAAAGATACCAAGGAACGTTTTACCAAGGAGGATCATATTTCGATTGTCTACTCTAATGCAAAGCAAGCGGATGAATACCTGCAGTATATTGAATTCCTCCAGAACAAAGGCATGTTAGCGCCTGAGGTTGAAAATGTTGAACTGGAGGAACTACAAGGTGTTAGCGGTTTAAATGGTTTGCGCGTAAGGGTTCTTTATAATCAAGACTAA
- a CDS encoding S9 family peptidase — protein sequence MKKNLLPIVLLLLPALAIGQKKPITLDDIYTKRSFIAGGVFGLKSMNDGKHYSSQLADKSKEDVYVLKYDYLSGSVKDTILKNSSLLFKGKSLKMDDYAFSNDESKVLVATETEQVYRRSFLVNNFVYDRKSKSLTAVSETGKQKYADFAPDASKIAFVRDNNIFIKDLNSGEEKKITTDGVKNKIINGGTDWVYEEEFEFARAFFWSPDGKKIAYYKFDETEVPEISIPVYNGLYPEEYRYKYPKAGEKNSIVSIHVYDLTTGSTTTVDVGAEKDQYIPRIKWTNDANTLCVFRMNRHQDKLEYLFANAQTGATKVVLTDNDKRYIDVNDDLTFLADNKSFLLTSEQDGFRHIYLYDMTGKLIRQVTKGNWEVISLYGIDEQSKTIYYQSTETAPAKRDIYAIKIDGTGKKKITSIEGTNNATFSTDFSYFINSYSNANTPAVFSLNDKNGKQLRVLEENKKLKEKLSGFVYQPKEFIEVPMPDGLKLNAWIIKPSNFDATKKYPVFMYAYGGPGSQQVLDSWNGGDIWFQTLADKGYIVFCMDNRGTGGRGADFKKVTYLQLGKYEIQDQIDAAKWLRTQSYVDASRIGYYGWSFGGYMASLAITRGADVFKMAIAGAPVTSWRYYDSIYTERFLRTPQENASGYDDNSPIHYAENLKGKFLLIHGTFDDNVHFQNSAEMALSLIKKNKQFDSFYYPNEHHGVRYRLQLQTMMMDFILKNL from the coding sequence ATGAAGAAAAATTTATTACCCATTGTTTTGTTGCTATTGCCTGCATTGGCGATAGGACAAAAGAAGCCGATTACGTTAGATGACATATATACCAAACGCAGTTTTATTGCCGGAGGTGTATTTGGCTTAAAATCCATGAATGATGGTAAACATTATTCGTCGCAGTTAGCTGATAAGAGTAAGGAAGATGTGTATGTGCTTAAGTATGATTATTTAAGCGGATCGGTAAAAGACACTATTCTAAAAAATAGTAGCCTACTTTTTAAAGGAAAGAGTCTTAAAATGGACGATTATGCGTTCAGTAATGATGAAAGCAAAGTGTTGGTTGCAACTGAAACGGAGCAAGTATACCGTCGTTCTTTCCTTGTCAACAATTTTGTTTATGATCGTAAATCAAAGTCACTAACTGCTGTATCTGAAACTGGTAAGCAGAAATATGCTGACTTTGCTCCCGATGCTTCAAAAATCGCTTTTGTTAGAGACAACAATATTTTCATCAAAGACCTTAACAGTGGTGAGGAGAAAAAAATCACAACGGATGGTGTAAAAAACAAAATCATTAACGGGGGTACTGATTGGGTTTATGAAGAGGAATTCGAATTTGCCAGAGCCTTTTTTTGGTCACCTGATGGCAAAAAAATAGCTTATTACAAATTTGATGAGACGGAGGTTCCTGAAATAAGCATTCCTGTTTATAATGGCTTGTACCCTGAAGAATATCGTTACAAATATCCCAAAGCGGGAGAAAAGAATTCGATCGTAAGTATTCATGTTTATGATCTTACCACCGGTTCAACAACCACTGTTGATGTTGGTGCAGAAAAAGATCAATACATCCCACGTATTAAATGGACAAACGATGCAAACACCTTGTGTGTGTTCCGCATGAATCGTCATCAAGATAAATTAGAGTACTTATTTGCGAATGCGCAAACAGGTGCAACAAAGGTTGTTTTAACTGACAATGACAAACGTTATATTGATGTAAATGATGATTTGACGTTTTTGGCCGACAATAAATCATTCCTATTAACTAGCGAACAAGATGGTTTCCGTCATATTTATTTGTATGACATGACCGGAAAACTAATTCGACAGGTCACTAAAGGGAACTGGGAGGTTATTTCATTATATGGTATAGATGAGCAATCAAAAACCATTTATTACCAGTCGACAGAAACAGCTCCGGCTAAGCGTGATATCTATGCAATCAAAATAGACGGTACAGGAAAGAAAAAAATCACCTCAATTGAAGGTACAAATAATGCCACTTTTAGTACTGATTTCTCTTATTTTATCAATTCGTATAGTAATGCAAACACCCCTGCCGTATTTAGTTTAAATGACAAAAACGGAAAACAACTAAGGGTGTTGGAAGAAAATAAAAAGTTAAAAGAGAAACTTTCTGGCTTTGTTTATCAACCTAAAGAATTTATTGAAGTACCAATGCCTGATGGTTTAAAATTGAATGCATGGATCATCAAACCTTCAAATTTTGATGCAACGAAGAAATATCCTGTGTTTATGTACGCTTATGGCGGTCCAGGTAGTCAGCAAGTTTTAGATTCTTGGAATGGCGGTGATATCTGGTTCCAAACATTAGCTGATAAAGGTTACATCGTTTTCTGTATGGATAACAGAGGTACTGGAGGTCGCGGTGCTGATTTTAAGAAGGTAACTTATTTACAATTAGGAAAATACGAAATACAAGATCAGATTGATGCTGCAAAGTGGTTAAGAACTCAATCTTATGTGGATGCTTCTCGCATTGGATACTATGGTTGGAGTTTTGGAGGATATATGGCCTCTTTAGCTATTACTCGTGGTGCTGATGTATTCAAAATGGCGATTGCCGGTGCTCCGGTTACTTCATGGAGGTATTATGACAGTATTTATACCGAACGTTTCTTACGTACACCACAAGAAAACGCTTCGGGTTATGATGATAACTCTCCTATTCATTATGCAGAAAATTTAAAAGGTAAATTTCTGCTCATTCATGGAACGTTTGATGACAATGTGCATTTCCAAAACTCGGCTGAAATGGCACTTAGCCTGATCAAAAAAAATAAGCAGTTTGATAGCTTCTATTATCCGAATGAGCATCACGGGGTAAGATATCGCTTACAGTTACAAACCATGATGATGGACTTTATTCTTAAGAATTTATAA
- a CDS encoding DUF4136 domain-containing protein has product MIKNYVLSSVGTRCLTLFISTALLFSACSPATKVTATWKDKDAEAKTYKNLFIVALGKNLAYKKTIEDKMATSLTNTGAKVTESTNVFPPDMTKDKALDREQLLQKFKEAGCDAIISVALVNKDSETRYVPGTTAYAPGGYYGNFWGYYGGMGPAMYDPGYYTTDKTYYLETNLYDVNTEKLVWSGQSETLNPDNIDKAATEFANIIVTKMVSDGVIHSSASPAKK; this is encoded by the coding sequence ATGATTAAAAATTACGTTCTCTCAAGTGTTGGCACAAGGTGTTTGACGCTATTCATCTCTACCGCATTATTGTTTTCAGCTTGTTCTCCCGCCACAAAAGTTACCGCAACATGGAAAGATAAGGATGCAGAAGCTAAAACTTACAAGAATCTTTTCATTGTAGCTTTAGGAAAAAATCTTGCTTACAAAAAAACCATTGAAGATAAAATGGCTACCTCATTAACGAATACAGGAGCCAAAGTAACCGAAAGCACTAACGTATTCCCTCCTGATATGACAAAAGATAAAGCGTTGGACAGGGAACAATTACTTCAGAAATTCAAAGAAGCTGGTTGCGACGCTATTATTTCAGTGGCTTTGGTAAACAAGGATTCAGAAACCCGTTATGTACCAGGAACAACAGCTTATGCTCCAGGAGGTTATTATGGTAATTTCTGGGGATATTATGGAGGAATGGGTCCTGCTATGTATGATCCAGGCTATTATACAACCGACAAAACCTATTATCTAGAAACTAATTTATATGATGTAAATACTGAAAAATTAGTTTGGTCAGGTCAATCGGAAACATTAAATCCGGATAATATTGACAAAGCAGCTACCGAATTTGCAAACATTATCGTAACAAAAATGGTATCCGATGGGGTGATACACTCGTCGGCCTCACCTGCTAAGAAATAA
- a CDS encoding polyprenol monophosphomannose synthase: MSDSIVIIPTYNEKENVEKMIRKVFSLNYAFHVLIIDDGSPDGTATIVKELQKEFPTQLFLQERKGKLGLGTAYIHGFKWSLQRHYEFIFEMDCDFSHNPEDLIRLRQACVDGADLAVGSRYITGVNVVNWPMGRVLMSYFASRYCRYITGVEIHDYTAGFKCYHRKVLETIDLEKIKFIGYAFQIEMKFTAVKHGFKLVEVPIIFTDRTAGTSKMSPKIFREAILGVIQMKVLSWFRKYPQAV; encoded by the coding sequence GTGTCAGATAGCATCGTCATAATACCGACATACAACGAGAAAGAAAATGTTGAGAAAATGATCAGAAAAGTTTTCTCATTAAATTACGCATTTCATGTATTAATTATCGACGATGGTTCACCAGACGGAACTGCTACTATTGTAAAAGAATTACAAAAAGAATTTCCCACGCAACTTTTCTTACAAGAAAGAAAAGGAAAATTAGGTTTAGGTACTGCCTACATTCATGGTTTTAAATGGTCGTTGCAACGCCATTATGAGTTTATATTTGAAATGGATTGTGATTTCTCACATAATCCTGAAGACTTGATTCGCTTGCGTCAGGCTTGTGTTGATGGTGCTGACCTGGCAGTTGGATCAAGATACATTACTGGTGTTAATGTGGTCAACTGGCCAATGGGCAGAGTATTAATGTCGTATTTTGCATCACGTTATTGCAGGTACATTACAGGTGTAGAAATTCATGATTATACTGCAGGTTTTAAATGTTATCACAGAAAGGTTCTTGAAACGATTGACTTGGAAAAAATCAAGTTCATTGGGTACGCGTTCCAGATTGAGATGAAGTTTACTGCTGTTAAACATGGATTCAAATTGGTTGAAGTTCCAATTATTTTTACCGATCGAACAGCTGGAACATCTAAAATGAGCCCCAAAATATTCAGGGAAGCCATCTTAGGGGTAATACAGATGAAGGTTCTGAGTTGGTTTCGAAAGTATCCTCAAGCTGTATAA